AGTCACAGGGGCGACCATGGGGATTATTGGAATGGGACACATCGGCCTCAGAATCGCTCAAAGAGCCAAAGGATTTGACATGAAGATCCTGTATCACAACAGGAACAGGAGGTAAAAGTTGTGATTTGGTTCAATTTAGTTTGTGTTGTTAAAGAGGGAGGAGAATTTTCTCAGCACATAAACTTTATCCATCAGTTCATCACAAACACATCTGGAGATACGTGGTGTTCACTGGACactgcataaaatgtaaatattaaagtattgtACTAAGTTATATTCactgttggaatgtaactaagtagcctgactaacgccagactatatcacaaaagagatatagtctggaaaccagcaattaatttttccgtagaggaggcgtggtttacgatcctccagagccgtttattgggcgctacgattGTCTATtataagcgtctgtaggtagctatTAGCCTatcatatcagttataccagatgacgtatgtagagcgacagaaattcgaGCAAGAAGatgactgatgtttacatagccagactagcccatctctactttgggactaaaatgctcaattctgcttctgcaacgtttttctgcagcatgttctgactttggctgctctgtagtttcagctcacagtctaccggcagagtgtgtgtgtgtgtgtgtgtgtgtgtgtgtgtgtgtgtgtgtgtgtgtgtgtgtgtgtgtgtgtgtgtgtgtgtgtgtgtgtgtgtgtgtgtgtgtgtgtgtgtgtgtgtgtgtgtgtgtgtgtgtgtgtgtgtgtgtgtgtgtgtgtgtgtgtgtgtgtgtgtgtgtgtgtgtgtgtgagagagagtgttgcttgctgcgttccttctccagttctcgctttctgcaagattctttatttttacgccttattccccctcatgtcattcagcgacacacatccactgattttatgggcaattgacgagctgctgcaggtctctcgCCGGCTCCGCTGCCCCCCGGCtcatagcgagatcaccggcgttacagcagtgagcggtagcggggctagttggtagattaggctttggccaaatcctgtcggaagcaaggctaaacatcctttttggtggtgacacaggagtgtaaagccaaacgttcttttttttaaaataaactttggctctaaactacctagaacactgtctacagctagatggaaagagagcttcgcgtctgctgcagccatgttggatccgtaagaaaactacaaaactacaagcttccgtccgtccaatagtacgcgtcatcgtcttgccgtccctccccgttctgtgattggttccctaaaacagggctaagaaacggccatggacaccagacCCTCTTGCAGTTCTAAAttaaatcgagcgtgcaaggcagtatgggtatacccaggctagaaactaagtacatttactcaaaaataataacccaataatatatttagaatatatatatatataacaatctgagtggagtcattctgcataacgagtccttttacttttgatactttaagtatattttgatgctgatacttttgtacttttacttgagtacagttttgaatgcaaactttaacttgtagtggagtaattctgcagtgtggaattagtactttaacttaagtaagggacctgaatacttcttccaccactgctttaaCCAGATATTTTAAAGCAATTAATCACTTTCCTGTGCTGTTCAGGAGTGTTGAAGAGGAGCAGGCAGTTGGTGCGAGTTACCGTGACAACATCGATGACCTGCTGAAAGAGTCTGACTTTGTCGTGCTGGCGGTCAACCTGACCCCTGAGAGCACCGGCCTGATCAGCCACAGAGAGCTGGCCCTCATGAAACCCACAGCAACGCTGGTCAACATCAGCAGAGGTGAACATAATGTGTCTCATCTAAAATGTTATTCTGTTCTGCTTAAACAAGTTATTGTGAAACACTGAACCTAATTTTGGACTTTTCATGCCTCAGGTCTGGTTGTGGACCAGGATGCTCTAGTGGAAGCTCTGCAGACTGGAAAGATCCAAGCGGCGGCTTTAGACGTGACCTACCCTGAACCGTTACCAAGGTCTCACCACACTCTTTAATCAAACTTTAATAATGTGACACTATGGAACTTTagaaagcaataaaaacacCCACAACACACATTAGTTTTACAACTATAGACTAGATAAAAATTGCTGCTGTGTTCTTGACATTCAATTCGCAGGAAAAGCGACATAGTTTCACTTTAATTGTACAAAGAAATTACCCTTTAAGACATTAACAGATCACAAAGGAATACAGACATATACAATACATTAATTTAGATCAAAGTCAATATTATTCATGCGTCTTAAATGAGATACAATTTTACTGCTCATGTAGAACacacatttctatttttctatatttctttAAAGCTGCACTCAGTAGTATTTTTATGGATCATATGagaatgttaaatgtgaaaGAGCTTCAAGGTCTAGTTACAGTTTTATAGGTGAACACAGAGTcacattacaataaaataatatttgacaAGAGGACGGGTCAGCTTTGCAATAAAAAGCACTAGTCGCTACGATAAAAGCGCGAGCCATATAAAAGAtgaagtaagataaaataacaatgagattaaaatgacaataagatattaaaataatatgggGTAGCATTTATAAAGAACATAAAATATGCACTATAGAAAATGAGGAATGTGTGTAAACATAAGTGACAGTCTCTCCAACAAAATTGCACAAATGGGATACAAAAAGGAATGAATAATGgagtgcaataaataaatgaatacaaatctagtattttttttacatacatgaCAAAGGAGGACTGTGTGTgactcagcagcagcactgtaGATGTGCAATTTTATACACACTAAAAAGACAGACAGCAGCCAGCAGAAATGTGAAAAGCCAACATGTTTCCAGCTGTAGCAGGCAGCTTGGTGATAAAAGTGAAAGGAAGCAGaataatgaataattttaaatgcTATAAGTGTCTGttactttatttacaaaaataatatattttattttctcatattattttattatagagTGTAATGATCTGTAAAAATCTGCTGGCTCCTTAATAACTCCCCCTCTTCATCTTGTTTTCAGGGATCACCCTCTACTCAGGCTTCCTAACGTGCTGATCACGCCCCACGTCGGCACCAACACTTTGGCTACAAGCAGAGGGATTGTGGAGAGGATGGTGGAAAATGCTGTGGCTGCAGTGAATGGCCAGTCTATTCCCAATGAAGTCAAACCAAAATGACTCCACTGATGACACATCACCTGTCTgtatataaaaatgaagcaCATCAACATTTTGCTTATTGATCTGCAATAATTActgcaataaaaattaaaaaatgtatgttgcaCTAGGATAAATAATGAATCAGTTGACAATGTTTAATGTCATTAATCCGTAAACAAATGTTGGACATGGAATCACATGATTATGTTGACCGGAAATCTGTTCTATTAAAAAACTTTGTTTAGTTCATGTACAGGCTGCACCACcttaaaaatattaaagctACCTCAAATTTGTCTTATTTGATAGGCTACACAGTGTGAAACTGATGCATTATGCTGCTGTCATTGAGAataatttacatgcattttaacatttgaaataaattataatatgtcCGTATTATTAGCACAAGACTCATGTAAATCGTTCatagtattttaaatgtttgcacATTTCCATTGCAAAGTGATTTGCAGGGTGGTTGTGTTGCACTAGTGTTTTTCATCATTTGCAGAGGaatattgttttgttattatagCAGGCATTATTGCACAAATGTTGAGTTCCTTGTCTTATTTCTGATTTGATGATTACTTTAATCCTAACCTGTGTATATTAGCAAGTCTAATATTACATCTAAGACAATAACCCTCGCCCCACACTGggaaaaataagttaaaaaaaggaGCAAGATATAATGAAtaagtaaacagtaaaaaataaaacaaaagatatACTAAGTAAACTATAGGAAAGCAAGATTATAAAGTTAACAGTAAAAGACATACATAAAGAGCACAAAAAAGCAAGCAAACTGTATAGTAAA
This genomic interval from Centropristis striata isolate RG_2023a ecotype Rhode Island chromosome 14, C.striata_1.0, whole genome shotgun sequence contains the following:
- the zgc:136493 gene encoding probable 2-ketogluconate reductase isoform X2 — protein: MEDNKPWALLSNKIEEVFTGVPDIIKQHFQIIRQQDFLQNPQLHGPKIQAVFVWDALPVTEPSLLSLLPSLKVVANGGVGIDHLDVPYISSLGVKVTNTPGVVSNATADMAMGLLLASARKILEGHQIAVDPSTTETTKVLMGTEVTGATMGIIGMGHIGLRIAQRAKGFDMKILYHNRNRRSVEEEQAVGASYRDNIDDLLKESDFVVLAVNLTPESTGLISHRELALMKPTATLVNISRGLVVDQDALVEALQTGKIQAAALDVTYPEPLPRDHPLLRLPNVLITPHVGTNTLATSRGIVERMVENAVAAVNGQSIPNEVKPK